The following nucleotide sequence is from Primulina tabacum isolate GXHZ01 chromosome 2, ASM2559414v2, whole genome shotgun sequence.
TACAGACAAaaagaaattattttgaaaaatggaTTTTTGTAACTTTTTACctaaattttcagaaaatactAAAGTCCTGTCATATCCAAACGCCTCTGCTACTTCGCATAGACTTGTCGCTGCCATAATGGGTTTTCCTCATTTTAATTTTTGGACATATCACATGGTGTATGTACCTGATAGGTATCCGAGACGTGTCCTATACCACACGAGCCCTTTCTTTAACTCTTCTTTCCTACATTCTTGTGAATTAACAAATTGGCTTAATGATTTATATCCAAGAGGTGTTTATATGAAGCATATAGAATCTATTCTAGGAAAGCCAACTATAAGGTCAATAGAGCTAATATCCCAATTATAATGCAggtaaaatttatattatgcAAATTCTACATGTCAACTCTTTGCATAATTATGTTTCTCTGCCTTCAAAGTTCAAATATAAAACCAAGATGATCCAAAATTAATTCTCATTTCTCAGTTCTCACACATTACCTCGACAGCTTTTTTTTATAAACTTGACAGCTATTCTCCATATAActaaaaattgttgcaaatgaCAGATATGGCCTTGCATCTGCTGATTTaatattttgatgaaaaaacaAGCTCTAACTGATAGCTGTCCAGTTGTATTCAACGGATCATATGCTACCAGAACAAAATTGGAAAGAGAGAAGGGTAGGACTCAAAAAAGATACACAAGACAATAACAAAATCATTCCATTGAGAATAACAGCTGTTACTTTACATAAGAAATGAATCTGCTGAGAACCAATTTACCTTCTCCCTCTCTTCTTCGGTGTAAACCTTATACTCCCGAACAATGTCAAGAAAAGTAATGCGGAGCTTTGAAATAACTTCGTCCTGAACAGGACCCTAGACATTCAAGCGTTAAAATGATTAGTTTGGACgtattttattcataatatgCTTATGTCCATTCTAACCACCTGATTCAATAATTTTCAGGCAAGAGgaactttaaacaaaaaataatcacCTTTTCACAAGAATAAGACAACCGCTCTTCAGCTTCAAGCTCAGTCAATGACCTCTGACCCCATGTTGTGACTGCAAACTGTACAGCCTCCTCGGCCAGTTTAGAGCTCTCTTTGGATAGCGTGCATGGAAATAGCCTCTCATTTACCTGGGACATCAAGGTTTTGATCATGCACAAGAGAACATGCTTAAAAAGAAATCAAGCAAACACCAACCTTCCATGTCTTCTTCGGAGAAGGTTTCTTAACTGAAACATAACCTCCTTCAGCAGGCTTTACAACTCTGTTCAGTTATCAAAATGTGCACACACAAAAAATAAGTCAACATTTTGCATGTGCTTAAAATCTTCTCCTCCTACATCAAGATAACACCCCTGAATGTGGACGCATCAAAGATTTCGTTTCGGACATGACACAATGTTCCAAAATTcggaaatatttattttaaccaatccaaaaattatttataaaatgccTTATATGGCATGATTTGAGGATTCTGATGATTTCCTTGAACCATGATGAGCCTTTGTCAATCCCCAAACATGTATGTATATTTGCAACTCGAAATGTACAATGACATAATATAAAACCTAAAATAAAGAGTATAGCCATAAAACTCCCAAAAGGCAACACTGATGCAAATCACCTAAGACTAATTTTTCCAACCTGAGTACAGCGTAAGGTTGAGACTGCGAAGATACCTTGGCATAAGCATCTCACGTAACTTCAACCTTGCCATAAATTCAGCATTACCACCAAGGATTATGTCAGTACCACGACCAGCCATGTTTGTTGCGATTGTAACTGCCCCTAGTCTACCACTCTGAGCCACAATTTCAGCTTCTCTTTCCACATTTTCTGGTTTTGCATTCAGAACCTTTAAAGCCATACACCAACTTAAGAAAGTTCCACCGagaaaaaacaataaaagaaaacTAACAGGTCGAGATTAGAAGAAAATGCCGTATTAAATAGTCACCTCATGGGGGATTCCAGATTCACGAAGTTGAGCAGATAAGGCATCACTTTGCTCAACACTAGTTGTTCCCACAAGCACTGGCCGGCCTGCTTTGTTCATGCGAGATATCTCTACTATGACTGCTTGCCATTTCCCTGTAGTAGCCCTAAACACTACATCTGACTCATCCTTTGAGGTATGAAGGCATGGGGAAGAGAAAAGTTAACAGGGAGTTCTAAGACATAAAaccaacataaaaatataataataataataataataataataaccggTGAACCTTTAGTAAAGTTTAACTATCATAAATTCCATTATATCATCCAGAAATTCTTGCAGTAGAGACATGCTCCAACATTTTCACTTGCTTGCCACTCAATAGATATTCAAtggattaaataaataaaataagaaacatCATTATTCCAAGGGGATGGCAAGACTTAAGAAAAGGACCTTTCTTATCATGGGTTTGTTTGTGGGAACAATGGTCACTTTGAGTTTGTATATGCTCTCAAACTCTGCGCTTTCGGTAGCAGCCGTGCCAGTCATGCCACAAAGTTTTGGAAACTAAATCAATCATTTAAGCCAAACATCAAAATCTTCCAGTGTTGAAAGAGTAAACCCACAATTGACTGATAGATAATAGTGCACGTTAGTTATCCAAGAGGATTCACTAACCTGTAGAAAGAAGTTTTGGTAGCTGATAGAAGCCAAGGTCACTGTTTCATTTTGTATAGGCAGTCCTTCTTTTGCTTCAACTGCTTGATGAAGTCCATCACTCCAGCGTCTCCCCTATGAGCAATTTAAAACTAATTCACGatgtctttcttttttttttctttggtaTCTTAATGTTTTTATTACAATATAGATACATTTGAAAGTTAAATGCCATCAAGCATTTATTAAATAGCTAAACTTGCATTTATTAAATAGCTAAACCTGATCAAAGAATAGTATATTACATTATTtcaaaagaatgtttaaggtttttcaaaaaaaaaattaaataaaatctaaTTCATGATGATGATAAATGAAAATACAATCATGTTTCTTCTTTCATTTGTCCTCCAAGCAcccaataataaaataatataagttTACCTGCATTACTCGGCCAGTAAACTCATCCACTATAAGAACTTCCTTCCCTCTGATTATATAGTTCACATCTCTAAGAAAAAGTTCCTTGGCTTTGATTGCATTTAATATGTATGATGCCCACTGCTCTCTTGGATCATATAAATCTTTTACTTCCAGAATTTCTTCTGCATCTGCATAACCTTGTTCTGTAAGTAAAACATTTTTTTGTTTCTCATCAACCTGCAACAAGTCACGATAGCGAAAAGGGAAAAAAGGTGTTATCTTGCCCATCAGAATAAACAGCGCATTGTCCACAGTATGTCAACTTTATCCCAAACTATTATTACATGCAGAAAACTCTCCAACAAATAAAACATCGAACATACATTcaagaaaatttataaaaaattatgtgCTCTGTAAGGATTTGATTTTCCAATACGGTAAACGCTCATCATATTTTGGGAAGGGAGTTGCGCACTCAACGCAACAAAATAAAGTTTATTTAATCAATATTTTGAGTACGGATATCCTAACTACAAGCATAAAGAACCTTAGACCTTACAGTGTAATGAATATCTCGCTCAAATACGGTGGCTATTTTAGCAGATTTATAGTAACGGTCGCTGGGTTTTTCAGCAGATCCAGATATGATGAGAGGAGTCCTTGCTTCGTCAATGAGGATAGAATCAACCTCGTCAATGACACAGTAATTGAAACCTCTCAAGACAAGTTCATCAACACTCTGTATGATCAAAAGGGGGTCATTTCAGAATAAACATACATCACGATTCACGTATACAAGATATAAAAGCACATGAAATGATATTggaatttaaaaagaaaaatatcacATTCCGTGGAAAGATTATCTCTCAAgtaatcaaatcccagctcactaTTTGTAACATATGTGATGTCACATAAGTAGTTCTCCCTCCTCTCTTCGCTGGTCATATTTTCTGCcaaaaattaaatgattgtcAGAAAACAGAAGTTTCATTCTTAAGAACCATAATGCAGATCAACACAAATAAATCAAAGATCCAGTAAACACTctaagaaaattttgaaatttaaaagatATCAGCACGAACTTTAAAAGGATGTaaaaacaagagagaagaaATAATGCTATGTTATTGTTCCAAGTATGCCAGCTCCTTGCCACATCTGACCTATATATGCCCACACAAGACAAGAAAAAGGAAGGGTGATGGAGAATGTCCAGTTAATGAATGTTAAAAGAATATGTGTAGTCAAGGAATAGAAAGAGAAAATCAAGTTAATGAATGTTAAAACAATACGAGTAGTTTGTAGTCTCCCACAACAGGACCAAACAAAACTTTAGACTTTTAAGTTCAAAAGAAAAACAGATTAATGGTACTTTGAGCAGAATGTTCATTGGTGTCTTAGAAATAATGACACTGGCTTGAATTTGAATGAAAGAGACTTCCCAACAACAAGTGATGATAGCAAGTCGTGAGTTAAAACGTACGTTGGATTAGGCCAACCTTCAATCCAAGAAAACGTGGAACTTGACCAACCCATTCACAATCTCGTCGAGCTAAATAGTCATTAACGGTAACAACATGCACGCCTTTCCCAGCCAGTGCATTTAAAAACGCAGGCAATACAGCAACGAGTGTCTTTCCTTCTCC
It contains:
- the LOC142524117 gene encoding protein translocase subunit SecA, chloroplastic isoform X1, with amino-acid sequence MAMARPVDTPVAAAGHRSLATFTGLSSNFTICKRSSLLGNYPIRLTGGGGRRAEVRERRSPCPRPGPVTTAALGGLLSGIFGTGTDTGEATRKLYASSVALINEMEAQISSLSDSQLRERTSVLQQRACRGDPLDSLLPEAFSVVREASKRVLGLRPFDVQLIGGMVLHKGEIAEMKTGEGKTLVAVLPAFLNALAGKGVHVVTVNDYLARRDCEWVGQVPRFLGLKVGLIQQNMTSEERRENYLCDITYVTNSELGFDYLRDNLSTSVDELVLRGFNYCVIDEVDSILIDEARTPLIISGSAEKPSDRYYKSAKIATVFERDIHYTVDEKQKNVLLTEQGYADAEEILEVKDLYDPREQWASYILNAIKAKELFLRDVNYIIRGKEVLIVDEFTGRVMQGRRWSDGLHQAVEAKEGLPIQNETVTLASISYQNFFLQFPKLCGMTGTAATESAEFESIYKLKVTIVPTNKPMIRKDESDVVFRATTGKWQAVIVEISRMNKAGRPVLVGTTSVEQSDALSAQLRESGIPHEVLNAKPENVEREAEIVAQSGRLGAVTIATNMAGRGTDIILGGNAEFMARLKLREMLMPRVVKPAEGGYVSVKKPSPKKTWKVNERLFPCTLSKESSKLAEEAVQFAVTTWGQRSLTELEAEERLSYSCEKGPVQDEVISKLRITFLDIVREYKVYTEEEREKVVSAGGLHVVGTERHESRRIDNQLRGRSGRQGDPGSSRFFLSLEDNIFRIFGGDRIQGLMRAFRVEDLPIESKMLTKALDEAQRKVENYFFDIRKQLFEYDEVLNSQRDRVYTERRRALESDDLQFLLVEYAELTMDDILEANIDSDAPRESWNFEKLAAKLQQYCYLLNDLTPELLGSNCSNYDELKEYLHLRGREAYMQKREIVEKEAPGLMKEAEKFLILSNIDRLWKEHLQALKFVQQAVGLRGYAQRDPLIEYKLEGYNLFIEMMARIRRNVIYAIYQFQPVLVKQKNEQSSEGVKSDAKNHDDTNPVITSMPSS
- the LOC142524117 gene encoding protein translocase subunit SecA, chloroplastic isoform X2; the encoded protein is MVLHKGEIAEMKTGEGKTLVAVLPAFLNALAGKGVHVVTVNDYLARRDCEWVGQVPRFLGLKVGLIQQNMTSEERRENYLCDITYVTNSELGFDYLRDNLSTSVDELVLRGFNYCVIDEVDSILIDEARTPLIISGSAEKPSDRYYKSAKIATVFERDIHYTVDEKQKNVLLTEQGYADAEEILEVKDLYDPREQWASYILNAIKAKELFLRDVNYIIRGKEVLIVDEFTGRVMQGRRWSDGLHQAVEAKEGLPIQNETVTLASISYQNFFLQFPKLCGMTGTAATESAEFESIYKLKVTIVPTNKPMIRKDESDVVFRATTGKWQAVIVEISRMNKAGRPVLVGTTSVEQSDALSAQLRESGIPHEVLNAKPENVEREAEIVAQSGRLGAVTIATNMAGRGTDIILGGNAEFMARLKLREMLMPRVVKPAEGGYVSVKKPSPKKTWKVNERLFPCTLSKESSKLAEEAVQFAVTTWGQRSLTELEAEERLSYSCEKGPVQDEVISKLRITFLDIVREYKVYTEEEREKVVSAGGLHVVGTERHESRRIDNQLRGRSGRQGDPGSSRFFLSLEDNIFRIFGGDRIQGLMRAFRVEDLPIESKMLTKALDEAQRKVENYFFDIRKQLFEYDEVLNSQRDRVYTERRRALESDDLQFLLVEYAELTMDDILEANIDSDAPRESWNFEKLAAKLQQYCYLLNDLTPELLGSNCSNYDELKEYLHLRGREAYMQKREIVEKEAPGLMKEAEKFLILSNIDRLWKEHLQALKFVQQAVGLRGYAQRDPLIEYKLEGYNLFIEMMARIRRNVIYAIYQFQPVLVKQKNEQSSEGVKSDAKNHDDTNPVITSMPSS